The Sphingopyxis sp. YR583 DNA segment CGCCCCTGCCGGTCGTCGCGGCCAAAGCGCATGTCGCGCGGGGTGATCGAAAGGTCGGCGGGCGTGGGCAACCGGGAAAGACTGGACATATGGCGCATACCGTCGAAAAGGAGAGATGGGCCAGCAATAGGGTTTACTTACACATATGTCAATAGTGAAGAAGCGTTTGAGTCCCGAGGAAAGCCGTTCGGCCGCGCTCGAGGCCGCGCGCCAGATTCTTGTCGAAACGGGACCGGCGGCGGTGACACTCAAAGCCGTGGCGGCGCGGATCGACCGCACCCACGCGAACCTGCTCCACCATTTCGGCAGCGCCGCGGGGCTGCAAAAGGCCCTCGCAGCTTATCAGGCCGAAACGGTGTGCGCGACGATCGGCCAGAAAATGGCCGAATCGACGCCCGGCGAACGCAATGTGCGCGAGATCGTCGACCTCGCCTTCGATGCCTTCAACGAGGGCGGCGCGGGCGCGCTTGCGACATGGATGGCGGCAACGGGCAACGACGATGCGCTCGACCCGATCGTCGATGCAATCCACCGGCTGATCGACGGCATGGCGCCCGACGCGCATGAAAAACGGCTGATGC contains these protein-coding regions:
- a CDS encoding TetR/AcrR family transcriptional regulator; the protein is MSIVKKRLSPEESRSAALEAARQILVETGPAAVTLKAVAARIDRTHANLLHHFGSAAGLQKALAAYQAETVCATIGQKMAESTPGERNVREIVDLAFDAFNEGGAGALATWMAATGNDDALDPIVDAIHRLIDGMAPDAHEKRLMHEDTLALVLMALGDAQLGGPMAEALDLPRDTSRVLATELITGRIAKFWAEHGGKPQD